Proteins co-encoded in one Candidatus Moraniibacteriota bacterium genomic window:
- a CDS encoding site-2 protease family protein: MDLNSIIFIGFYIAILVYSIIIHEVSHGFVALWLGDPTAKYAGRLNLNPVKHVDIWGSIIVPVAMFVMSGFAFGWAKPVPYNPYNLKDHKWGPLAVALGGPGSNIFIALVAAIAAKIIFIPMAVKTAIINGVKTASWEQISAIVSGSFGSIFFAFLMIVIFWNVLLAFFNLIPFPPLDGSKLLFTIFSFKTETIMMMEQYGFMLLILCVIIFSAPLGYFINTMLNIFFGIAI; this comes from the coding sequence ATGGATTTAAATTCTATAATATTTATAGGTTTTTACATTGCAATATTAGTGTATTCAATAATAATACACGAAGTTTCTCATGGCTTTGTAGCGCTTTGGCTTGGAGATCCTACTGCAAAATATGCAGGCCGATTAAATTTAAATCCGGTTAAGCATGTAGATATATGGGGATCAATTATTGTTCCTGTAGCGATGTTTGTTATGTCAGGTTTTGCATTCGGATGGGCAAAGCCTGTTCCTTATAATCCATATAACCTTAAAGATCATAAATGGGGGCCACTGGCAGTAGCCTTGGGTGGTCCAGGATCAAATATATTTATTGCTCTTGTTGCTGCTATTGCAGCTAAGATTATTTTTATTCCCATGGCAGTAAAAACAGCCATAATTAACGGAGTAAAAACTGCCTCATGGGAACAAATATCTGCTATAGTTTCAGGATCATTTGGTTCAATATTTTTCGCTTTTTTAATGATTGTAATTTTTTGGAATGTGCTTCTAGCCTTTTTTAATCTCATCCCCTTTCCGCCACTGGATGGTTCTAAACTGCTTTTTACTATTTTTTCATTTAAGACAGAAACTATAATGATGATGGAGCAATACGGTTTTATGTTGTTAATTTTGTGCGTTATAATTTTTTCAGCGCCTTTAGGTTATTTTATTAATACTATGTTGAATATATTTTTCGGTATAGCAATATAA
- the rpmC gene encoding 50S ribosomal protein L29 translates to MDIKEIRNMNIEQLKKLVEEKRSQVVKLKFDISAKQLKNHRQYRTIRKDISQILTIIKEVEK, encoded by the coding sequence ATGGACATCAAAGAAATTAGAAATATGAATATTGAACAGCTAAAAAAACTTGTTGAGGAAAAAAGATCACAGGTAGTTAAGCTTAAGTTTGATATTTCCGCCAAACAATTGAAAAATCATAGGCAATACAGAACTATCAGAAAAGATATATCTCAAATATTAACGATAATAAAAGAAGTTGAAAAATAA
- the rpsJ gene encoding 30S ribosomal protein S10: MVGKKTDSEQLSNRIRIKIKAYDNKVIDQSARKIVETAERSGSRITGPVPLPTEIHKMTVNKSTFVYKDARDQYEMRIHKRLIDIWNPNQKTVENLTSLDLPAGVDIEIKM; encoded by the coding sequence ATGGTAGGGAAAAAAACAGATTCAGAACAATTATCAAATCGGATCAGAATCAAAATCAAAGCGTATGATAATAAGGTTATTGATCAATCAGCGCGGAAGATTGTTGAGACAGCAGAAAGATCAGGATCTCGTATTACGGGTCCTGTTCCGCTTCCTACAGAGATCCATAAAATGACTGTTAATAAATCAACATTCGTTTATAAGGATGCAAGAGATCAATATGAAATGAGAATACACAAAAGACTCATTGATATATGGAATCCTAACCAGAAAACTGTGGAAAACCTGACAAGTTTGGATCTGCCTGCGGGAGTTGATATTGAAATAAAAATGTGA
- the rpsL gene encoding 30S ribosomal protein S12, with protein sequence MPTINQLMKKKRKSTSKKTKSPAIMMTFNTLKNKPKKTVNPFKRGVCIKVGTTTPKKPNSALRKIARVKLTNGMEVTAYIPGIGHNLQEHSIVMIRGGRVKDLSGVRYHIVRGVLDSAGTDKRNRSRSKYGTKKPKIKAE encoded by the coding sequence ATGCCAACAATAAATCAGTTAATGAAGAAAAAAAGGAAATCTACATCCAAAAAAACAAAATCACCTGCTATAATGATGACTTTTAACACGCTTAAAAATAAACCAAAAAAAACAGTCAATCCTTTTAAGCGCGGAGTTTGCATTAAGGTTGGTACTACAACACCTAAAAAGCCAAATTCAGCGCTTCGAAAAATAGCTCGCGTAAAACTTACAAATGGCATGGAAGTAACAGCATACATTCCAGGAATTGGACATAATCTCCAAGAGCATTCAATTGTTATGATTCGAGGAGGACGCGTTAAAGATCTTTCTGGAGTGCGTTATCATATTGTTCGCGGAGTACTTGATAGTGCCGGAACAGATAAAAGAAACAGAAGCCGTAGTAAATATGGAACTAAAAAACCAAAAATAAAAGCTGAATAA
- the rplP gene encoding 50S ribosomal protein L16 has protein sequence MLMPKKVKHRKIHRGGAIRGVATKGNTISFGSFGLKAMTSGLISARQIEAARRAMTRYIKRGGKIWIRIFPDKPMTKKGDETPMGKGKGSVDHFVAKTKQGRVLFEMDGVSEDLAREAMRLASHKLNVKTKFLVKDK, from the coding sequence ATGTTAATGCCGAAAAAAGTAAAACACAGAAAAATACACCGAGGCGGAGCCATCCGCGGGGTTGCAACCAAAGGAAATACGATAAGTTTTGGAAGTTTTGGGCTTAAAGCAATGACCTCAGGTTTAATTTCCGCCCGTCAAATAGAAGCAGCTCGTCGTGCTATGACAAGATACATAAAGCGTGGAGGAAAAATTTGGATTAGAATTTTTCCTGACAAGCCTATGACAAAAAAGGGTGACGAAACTCCTATGGGTAAAGGTAAGGGTAGTGTTGATCATTTTGTAGCTAAAACAAAACAAGGCAGAGTTTTATTTGAAATGGATGGAGTTTCAGAAGATTTAGCTAGAGAAGCAATGCGTCTAGCATCTCACAAACTAAATGTAAAAACGAAATTTTTGGTTAAAGATAAATAA
- the rplV gene encoding 50S ribosomal protein L22 has translation MKVKATLKNLRISPRKVRLVTGSIIGMDSNSALVQLKHVVKKTSGILEKLLISALANAENNFGLDRDNMFVSNITVEEGSRLKRWLPRAQGRATLILKRTCHIKMEIEERVEGKNRKSKQQLEKERAKREAEKKKILEENEKRLEKEEKERQNEEIKSTEKSSAEKMLPKSETVKKGQEKGFLKKVFQRKSV, from the coding sequence ATGAAAGTTAAGGCAACGCTAAAAAATTTAAGAATTTCTCCGAGAAAAGTACGTCTAGTCACAGGCAGTATTATAGGTATGGACTCAAATTCAGCCTTAGTTCAACTTAAGCATGTAGTTAAAAAAACAAGCGGAATATTGGAAAAACTTCTGATTAGCGCATTAGCAAATGCAGAAAACAATTTTGGTTTAGACAGAGATAATATGTTTGTAAGTAACATAACTGTAGAAGAAGGTTCCAGACTGAAGAGATGGCTACCTAGGGCGCAAGGAAGAGCTACTCTTATTTTAAAGCGCACTTGTCATATTAAAATGGAGATTGAGGAAAGAGTAGAGGGTAAAAATAGGAAATCTAAGCAACAATTGGAAAAAGAACGTGCAAAACGTGAGGCAGAAAAAAAGAAAATTCTAGAAGAAAATGAAAAGAGGCTTGAAAAAGAAGAAAAAGAAAGGCAAAATGAAGAAATAAAATCTACAGAAAAATCTTCTGCAGAAAAGATGTTACCGAAAAGCGAGACAGTAAAAAAAGGACAGGAAAAAGGTTTCTTAAAAAAAGTTTTTCAACGGAAATCAGTATAG
- the rpsS gene encoding 30S ribosomal protein S19 produces the protein MSRSLKKGPYVDPRLLKKVTDAKPGAGIIKTWSRACVIAPEMIGHTFGVHNGKEFISVYVTEEMVGHRLGEFSPTRKFTRHGGKMQKELELAAKQKVQEAAKAAKEEAVSNGKGKK, from the coding sequence ATGTCGCGAAGTCTAAAAAAGGGTCCATATGTAGATCCAAGGTTGCTCAAAAAAGTTACTGATGCAAAACCAGGAGCTGGAATAATTAAGACATGGTCAAGAGCATGTGTTATTGCACCTGAAATGATAGGGCATACCTTTGGTGTACATAATGGAAAGGAATTTATATCTGTATATGTGACTGAAGAAATGGTAGGCCACAGGCTAGGAGAATTTTCCCCAACACGTAAGTTTACAAGACATGGAGGAAAAATGCAGAAAGAATTGGAACTGGCTGCAAAACAAAAGGTGCAGGAAGCAGCTAAAGCAGCTAAAGAGGAAGCAGTAAGTAATGGGAAAGGGAAAAAATAA
- the tuf gene encoding elongation factor Tu has product MAAEKFDRSKPHVNVGTIGHVDHGKTTLTAAILHCLSLKGFAKEKNVNEIDNAPEERERGITIATSHCEYESDKRHYAHVDCPGHADYIKNMITGAAQMDGAILVVSATDGPMPQTREHILLARQVGVPAIVVFINKVDMVDDPELVDLVEAEIRELLTKQEFDGENAAIIRGSAIKALETKSVDDADAKPIFDLIDALDAQIPDPVRDTEKPFLMPIEDIFSIEGRGTVVTGRIERGTININEEVEIVGLKPSAKTVVTGIEMFNKSLDKGQAGDNAGLLLRGIKKEDIERGQVLAKPGSITPHSEFEGEVYILTKEEGGRHTPFFKGYKPQFYVRTTDVTGEVILPEGTEMVMPGDTIHLTIKLISPVAMEEGMRFAIREGGKTVGAGATTKIIK; this is encoded by the coding sequence ATGGCAGCAGAAAAATTTGATCGCTCAAAACCTCATGTAAATGTGGGGACAATCGGACATGTTGACCACGGAAAGACTACTCTTACCGCGGCCATTCTTCATTGTCTGAGTTTAAAAGGTTTTGCCAAGGAAAAAAATGTTAATGAAATTGATAACGCTCCTGAAGAAAGGGAACGTGGAATTACTATTGCTACATCCCACTGCGAATACGAATCTGATAAACGTCATTATGCTCATGTAGACTGTCCTGGGCATGCAGACTATATTAAAAATATGATTACCGGAGCAGCTCAAATGGATGGTGCTATTCTCGTAGTTAGCGCAACTGATGGACCTATGCCTCAGACGAGAGAGCATATTTTACTTGCTCGCCAAGTAGGTGTGCCTGCAATTGTTGTTTTTATAAATAAAGTTGATATGGTAGATGATCCTGAGTTAGTTGATTTAGTTGAAGCAGAAATTCGTGAACTTCTAACTAAACAGGAATTTGACGGGGAAAATGCTGCTATTATACGTGGTTCAGCTATTAAAGCTCTTGAAACTAAATCAGTTGATGACGCTGATGCTAAGCCAATATTTGACCTAATTGATGCTTTAGATGCGCAAATACCAGATCCTGTTCGCGATACTGAGAAACCATTTTTGATGCCCATTGAAGATATTTTCTCAATTGAAGGTCGCGGAACAGTAGTAACAGGAAGAATTGAACGTGGTACAATAAATATAAATGAAGAAGTTGAAATCGTTGGTCTTAAACCAAGCGCTAAAACAGTTGTGACTGGAATAGAAATGTTTAATAAATCACTTGATAAAGGACAGGCTGGAGACAACGCCGGACTTTTACTAAGGGGGATCAAAAAAGAAGATATTGAGCGTGGACAAGTTCTTGCAAAACCAGGTTCGATTACTCCTCATTCTGAGTTTGAAGGAGAAGTATATATTCTTACAAAAGAAGAAGGCGGAAGGCATACTCCATTTTTCAAGGGCTATAAACCTCAATTTTATGTTAGAACGACTGATGTGACTGGGGAGGTCATTTTGCCAGAAGGAACTGAGATGGTTATGCCTGGAGACACTATTCATTTAACTATAAAATTGATTTCTCCTGTGGCTATGGAAGAAGGAATGCGCTTCGCGATTCGTGAGGGAGGAAAAACAGTTGGAGCTGGTGCAACGACAAAAATTATCAAATAG
- the rplW gene encoding 50S ribosomal protein L23, producing MAEKKEKKQPKEVIAKNNNIYISDNSEVARNVLVEPWITEKSHNGIIDNKYTFRISKDATKKQVKNAIEGFYKVKVEKISVVNLKPKWRSYGRYGGSKSAVRKAIVTLEKGAKIELFRGV from the coding sequence ATGGCAGAAAAAAAGGAAAAAAAACAACCAAAAGAGGTTATTGCAAAAAACAATAATATTTATATTAGTGATAATTCAGAAGTAGCCCGCAATGTTCTTGTTGAACCTTGGATTACAGAAAAATCTCATAATGGAATTATTGACAACAAATACACCTTTAGGATTTCTAAAGATGCAACAAAAAAACAAGTGAAAAATGCAATTGAAGGATTTTATAAAGTTAAAGTTGAAAAAATTAGCGTAGTTAATCTAAAGCCTAAATGGAGATCATATGGAAGATATGGAGGTAGTAAATCTGCTGTCAGAAAGGCGATAGTAACTTTAGAAAAAGGAGCTAAAATAGAATTATTTAGAGGAGTATAA
- the fusA gene encoding elongation factor G, translated as MAKDISKLRNIGIIAHIDGGKTTTTERILFYTGITHKIGEVHEGEATMDWMEQERERGITITSAATTCFWKEHQINIIDTPGHVDFTVEVERSLRVLDGAVVIFDGKEGVEPQSETVWRQADKYHVPRMCFVNKIDKEGADFNFVMKSIWNRLTPNAVAIQIPIGERSEFSGVVDLIKMKSYTFEGNMGEKVVENEVPAELLEKAKEMREKMIEKISETDDALTEKYLNGEEISIEELKTALRKAVIDVKIVPVLTGTALRNKGVQLVLDAVVEYLPSPIDIPPVKGNSPKDGIEIERKADNSEPFSALAFKIATDPFVGQLTFFRVYSGTLKAGSYVINSTKGEKERIGRILQMHANHREEIQEISAGGIGALVGLKNTTTGDTLCDEQNQIILENITFPEPVIDIAVEPKTKADQEKMGMALRKLAGEDPTLRLRTDEESGQTIISGMGELHLDIIIDRMKREFNVEANIGQPQVAYRETIKTEAQAEGKYIRQSGGRGQYGHCWLKVEPQEPGKGYEFVDEIKGGVIPQEYIKPVNAGVKEALENGVLAGYPMVDVKVTLYDGSFHEVDSSEAAFKIAGSMAVQEAVKRANPVILEPIMKVVVTTPEQFMGDVVGDINSRRGMIKEINDRGEGNARVKEIESEVPLANMFGYATQMRSMTQGRASYYMEFSRYSEVPKNVAEGIITKK; from the coding sequence ATGGCCAAGGACATTTCTAAACTGAGAAATATAGGTATTATAGCTCACATAGACGGCGGGAAAACAACAACCACAGAGCGTATTTTATTTTATACTGGAATTACTCATAAAATCGGAGAAGTACATGAGGGTGAAGCAACAATGGACTGGATGGAACAGGAACGCGAACGTGGAATTACAATTACCAGTGCGGCTACGACTTGTTTCTGGAAAGAGCATCAAATTAATATAATTGATACTCCCGGACATGTGGATTTTACAGTTGAAGTAGAAAGATCGCTGCGGGTGCTTGATGGCGCAGTGGTTATTTTTGACGGAAAAGAAGGAGTAGAACCACAATCTGAAACTGTTTGGCGCCAAGCTGACAAATATCATGTCCCGCGCATGTGTTTCGTAAATAAGATTGATAAGGAAGGGGCTGATTTTAATTTTGTCATGAAATCAATCTGGAATCGTTTGACTCCGAATGCAGTAGCCATTCAAATTCCGATCGGAGAAAGAAGTGAATTTAGTGGTGTTGTTGATCTTATCAAAATGAAATCCTACACATTCGAAGGTAATATGGGAGAAAAAGTTGTAGAGAATGAAGTTCCAGCAGAGCTTTTGGAAAAAGCCAAAGAAATGCGAGAAAAGATGATTGAAAAAATTTCAGAAACAGATGATGCGCTAACTGAAAAATATCTGAATGGAGAAGAAATTTCTATTGAAGAACTCAAGACGGCGCTTCGCAAAGCGGTTATTGACGTAAAAATTGTACCTGTGCTTACAGGAACAGCTCTTCGTAACAAGGGGGTTCAGTTAGTTCTAGATGCAGTTGTAGAATATTTGCCATCACCTATTGATATTCCTCCAGTTAAGGGGAATAGTCCGAAAGATGGAATAGAAATTGAAAGAAAAGCCGATAACAGTGAACCATTTTCAGCTTTAGCTTTTAAAATTGCTACAGATCCTTTCGTGGGTCAGCTGACTTTCTTCCGTGTTTATTCAGGAACATTAAAGGCTGGGTCATATGTTATAAATTCAACCAAAGGAGAAAAAGAAAGGATCGGACGCATACTGCAGATGCATGCTAATCACCGCGAAGAAATTCAGGAAATTTCTGCGGGTGGAATCGGCGCGCTTGTTGGACTCAAAAATACGACAACCGGAGATACTCTTTGCGATGAACAAAACCAGATTATATTGGAAAATATTACTTTTCCAGAACCAGTTATTGATATTGCTGTTGAACCAAAAACTAAAGCTGATCAGGAGAAAATGGGAATGGCTCTCAGAAAATTGGCCGGTGAAGATCCAACCCTACGTCTTAGAACTGATGAAGAAAGCGGACAGACAATTATCTCTGGAATGGGAGAACTTCACCTAGATATCATTATTGATCGCATGAAACGGGAATTTAATGTTGAAGCCAATATCGGTCAGCCGCAAGTTGCTTATAGGGAAACGATTAAAACAGAAGCGCAGGCGGAAGGAAAATATATTCGTCAATCTGGAGGACGTGGACAATATGGTCATTGCTGGCTAAAAGTTGAACCGCAAGAACCAGGTAAGGGTTATGAATTTGTTGATGAAATCAAAGGTGGAGTTATTCCCCAAGAATATATTAAGCCAGTTAATGCTGGAGTTAAAGAAGCTTTAGAAAATGGAGTCTTAGCTGGTTATCCAATGGTAGATGTTAAAGTTACATTATATGACGGATCTTTCCATGAAGTCGATTCTTCTGAAGCAGCTTTTAAAATTGCTGGGTCTATGGCTGTGCAAGAAGCTGTAAAAAGAGCTAATCCAGTTATCTTAGAGCCAATTATGAAAGTTGTAGTTACAACGCCAGAACAATTCATGGGAGATGTAGTAGGAGACATAAACTCACGAAGGGGAATGATAAAAGAGATCAATGATCGTGGAGAAGGTAATGCGAGAGTTAAAGAAATTGAATCAGAGGTTCCATTGGCAAATATGTTTGGATATGCAACACAAATGAGAAGCATGACTCAGGGACGAGCCAGTTACTACATGGAATTTTCACGCTACAGTGAAGTCCCAAAAAATGTAGCTGAGGGGATAATCACGAAGAAATAA
- the rpsG gene encoding 30S ribosomal protein S7 yields MARRKRTFQKKWKADSRYGNILVGRFIGNLVKNGKRNIAEKIIYDCFDIIHDRTKKGGLNIFEQAIKNVSPLLELKSKRIGGANYQVPIQVSGERRQTLAIRWILTAVRSRKGKKMAEKLADELIDASNKVGSAIKKRDDTHRMAEANKAFAHFA; encoded by the coding sequence ATGGCAAGAAGAAAAAGAACATTTCAGAAAAAGTGGAAAGCGGACTCAAGATATGGAAATATTTTAGTGGGTCGTTTTATAGGCAATTTAGTGAAAAATGGAAAGCGTAATATTGCTGAAAAAATTATTTACGATTGCTTTGATATTATTCATGATCGAACTAAAAAGGGCGGACTTAATATTTTTGAACAGGCAATTAAAAACGTTTCGCCACTTTTAGAGCTTAAATCAAAAAGAATAGGAGGAGCAAATTATCAAGTGCCAATACAGGTTAGCGGAGAAAGAAGGCAAACTCTTGCAATTCGCTGGATATTGACTGCTGTACGTTCACGTAAAGGTAAAAAAATGGCAGAAAAATTGGCTGATGAACTTATTGATGCATCAAATAAAGTTGGAAGTGCAATAAAAAAGCGTGACGATACGCACAGAATGGCTGAAGCCAACAAAGCTTTTGCTCATTTTGCATAA
- the rplC gene encoding 50S ribosomal protein L3 produces MAKYILGKKIGMTTLYDKNQGALNVTLVECQPNTVSVLKNKEKNGYNGVQLEILKTKNKVYRKEFRLEEDPKNEVGSKITVENFQVGDIVKVSGISKAKGFQGVVKRHGFKGAPKSHGHKHDLRAPGSIGAQQPQHVIKGKRMAGRTGGKRATVKNMKIVHIDVEKNILAIKGGIPGVSGRIVEIRG; encoded by the coding sequence ATGGCAAAATATATACTCGGAAAAAAAATAGGAATGACCACATTGTATGATAAAAATCAAGGAGCTTTAAATGTGACTCTTGTTGAGTGTCAACCAAATACAGTTTCCGTCCTAAAAAACAAGGAAAAAAATGGTTATAATGGAGTGCAATTAGAAATTTTAAAAACCAAAAATAAGGTTTATCGCAAGGAATTTCGTTTGGAAGAAGATCCTAAGAATGAGGTTGGTAGTAAAATCACTGTAGAAAATTTTCAGGTGGGTGACATAGTGAAAGTCAGCGGAATCTCAAAAGCTAAGGGTTTTCAAGGTGTTGTAAAAAGACACGGTTTCAAAGGTGCTCCAAAAAGCCATGGTCACAAGCATGATCTTAGAGCACCAGGATCAATCGGTGCACAGCAGCCGCAGCATGTTATTAAAGGAAAAAGAATGGCGGGAAGAACTGGAGGTAAAAGAGCAACAGTTAAAAATATGAAAATTGTGCATATAGATGTCGAGAAAAATATTTTGGCAATAAAAGGGGGAATCCCAGGTGTTTCTGGGAGAATAGTTGAAATAAGAGGGTAA
- the rpsC gene encoding 30S ribosomal protein S3 — protein sequence MGHKVNPTGLRLGITTTWKSRWFAGKDYKKKLKEDVQIRSFVMKKWKTAAIADVEIERNANTLNLIIKTSRPGVLIGRGGTGIGDMIKIVKDKFFAGKKIDLKIEAQEVRQFEENASLVAQNVSEQLEKRIPFRRILKSSLDQVEKNKNIKGVKIEVSGRLGGAEMSRREWLSRGTVPLHTLRADIDFARATAFTTYGAIGVKVWIYKGEIFERE from the coding sequence ATGGGACATAAAGTTAATCCAACAGGTCTGCGCCTCGGGATTACCACAACATGGAAATCACGATGGTTTGCAGGAAAAGATTATAAGAAAAAACTCAAAGAGGATGTTCAGATCCGTAGTTTTGTCATGAAGAAATGGAAAACAGCTGCAATAGCTGATGTTGAAATTGAACGCAATGCTAATACTCTAAATTTGATAATCAAAACATCTCGCCCGGGAGTTTTGATAGGTAGGGGGGGGACCGGAATTGGAGATATGATCAAAATCGTAAAAGATAAATTTTTTGCCGGTAAAAAGATAGATTTAAAAATCGAAGCTCAAGAAGTTAGGCAATTTGAAGAAAATGCTTCTTTAGTTGCTCAAAATGTGTCAGAACAATTAGAAAAAAGAATTCCATTTAGAAGGATTTTAAAATCGTCACTAGATCAGGTTGAAAAAAATAAGAACATTAAAGGAGTTAAAATTGAAGTATCTGGGCGCTTAGGTGGGGCTGAAATGTCCAGAAGAGAATGGCTCTCAAGGGGAACTGTGCCGCTACACACACTTAGGGCTGATATTGATTTTGCTAGAGCGACTGCTTTTACAACATATGGAGCAATTGGAGTAAAAGTTTGGATTTATAAAGGAGAGATTTTTGAACGTGAGTAA
- the rplB gene encoding 50S ribosomal protein L2 gives MAIKIYKKNTAGRRNMSIVKPDNLTDKKPEKYLLSPIIKKSGRSNGKISTRHQGGGHKRRYRLVDFKQQKFDISGRIVAIEKDPNRSSLIALVSYKDGDKRYILATEEISAGDQILTSANAPIKKGNRTLLKNIPYGTIISNVELMPGKGGQIIRSAGSGAMLMAIDGKMAQIKMSSGEVRLISENCYATIGRVSNFEHSAERIGKAGRNRWKGKRPAVRGSAMNPIDHPHGGGEGRQGVGLKYPKTPWGKPALGKKTRKKKRYSNKFIVKRRSKK, from the coding sequence ATGGCGATAAAAATATATAAGAAAAATACAGCCGGAAGGAGAAATATGTCGATTGTGAAACCGGATAATTTGACCGATAAAAAACCGGAAAAATATTTACTTTCACCGATAATTAAAAAATCAGGCAGATCTAATGGTAAAATATCCACCCGACATCAAGGGGGAGGTCACAAGAGGCGATATAGATTAGTTGATTTCAAACAGCAAAAATTCGATATTTCTGGAAGAATAGTGGCTATTGAGAAAGATCCTAATAGAAGTTCCCTTATAGCATTAGTTTCATATAAAGATGGAGATAAAAGATATATTTTAGCAACAGAAGAAATATCGGCAGGAGATCAAATTTTAACATCAGCCAATGCTCCTATAAAAAAGGGTAATAGGACATTATTGAAAAATATACCCTATGGAACAATTATTTCAAACGTTGAGTTGATGCCAGGTAAAGGCGGTCAAATTATAAGAAGCGCTGGAAGCGGAGCTATGCTAATGGCTATTGATGGAAAAATGGCTCAAATTAAAATGTCTTCAGGTGAAGTGCGTTTAATTAGTGAGAATTGTTATGCTACAATCGGAAGAGTAAGTAATTTTGAACATAGTGCGGAAAGGATTGGAAAAGCCGGAAGAAATAGGTGGAAAGGGAAAAGACCAGCGGTCAGAGGAAGTGCGATGAATCCCATAGATCATCCGCATGGAGGAGGAGAGGGTCGCCAGGGAGTAGGACTTAAATATCCCAAGACACCATGGGGAAAACCAGCATTAGGAAAAAAGACAAGGAAGAAAAAAAGATATAGTAATAAGTTTATAGTTAAAAGAAGATCTAAAAAATAA
- a CDS encoding histidine phosphatase family protein, protein MEKSDTVFIAIRHGSYDDSRNLSERGREQMIKVAQQIKEMNVNNFPVTLICSTAPRAQQGGQLIAEELGIPAAMVIFKECLWEDNGHFPNIDEVKKLLDENLRENTILLGISHLDLVPALASHVAKKFGHKGYLSETSYGQGWLVSKAIYHPFPK, encoded by the coding sequence ATGGAAAAAAGCGATACTGTTTTTATAGCAATACGACATGGGAGTTATGATGACAGTAGAAATTTAAGTGAAAGGGGTCGGGAACAGATGATAAAAGTTGCTCAGCAAATAAAAGAAATGAATGTTAATAATTTTCCTGTGACCCTTATTTGTTCAACGGCGCCAAGAGCCCAACAGGGAGGGCAACTTATTGCAGAAGAACTGGGTATTCCTGCTGCAATGGTAATTTTTAAAGAGTGCCTCTGGGAAGACAATGGCCATTTCCCAAATATTGATGAGGTCAAAAAACTTCTGGACGAAAATCTTCGTGAAAATACTATTCTTCTCGGAATATCACATCTTGACCTCGTTCCGGCACTAGCTTCTCATGTAGCAAAAAAATTTGGTCATAAAGGTTATTTAAGTGAAACAAGCTATGGTCAGGGATGGCTTGTAAGCAAAGCGATTTATCACCCATTTCCCAAGTGA
- the rplD gene encoding 50S ribosomal protein L4, with translation MAKVAVYNLEGKKIEDLEVSDAVFGLKLNNELLHQVFMIISGNQRNSIAHTKGKGEVAGSGKKPFRQKGTGNARQGQKRNPVMKGGGVSFGPTKDRNFKRALNKKMKSKALCVSISDKLNNGNLIAVDSFKIEKNKTKIFAEALKNLDIKGKILVSFLDKEKDLILASRNIRNIKNIMTKDLNVMELLNNKYLLVSKDSIKYIEDKYKK, from the coding sequence ATGGCAAAGGTTGCAGTATACAATTTAGAAGGTAAAAAAATAGAGGATCTGGAAGTTTCAGACGCTGTGTTTGGTTTGAAATTAAACAATGAATTGCTTCATCAGGTTTTTATGATTATTTCAGGTAACCAAAGAAACTCTATAGCTCACACAAAAGGCAAAGGAGAAGTGGCTGGAAGTGGGAAAAAACCATTTAGACAAAAAGGTACTGGAAATGCAAGACAAGGTCAAAAAAGAAATCCTGTAATGAAGGGTGGAGGCGTTTCTTTTGGGCCAACTAAAGATAGAAATTTTAAGAGAGCTTTGAACAAAAAAATGAAAAGCAAAGCTCTGTGTGTTTCAATAAGTGATAAACTTAATAATGGCAATTTGATAGCAGTTGACAGTTTTAAAATTGAAAAAAATAAAACAAAAATATTTGCTGAAGCTCTGAAAAATTTAGATATTAAAGGAAAAATATTGGTTAGTTTTTTAGATAAGGAAAAGGATTTAATATTAGCCAGTAGGAATATTAGAAATATCAAAAATATAATGACTAAGGATTTAAATGTTATGGAGTTGTTGAATAATAAGTATTTGCTGGTCAGCAAAGATTCAATAAAGTATATAGAGGATAAATATAAAAAATAG